GGTCCACTTTCAGCACCCGAGGTCGGTTCTGGGAGACTATCTCTGCCCACTGCCTGGCAGGGAGACTTTGCAAGTGCCTGGCCCACCTGGCTGGGGAACGGGAAGGTTGGCCTGTGATGGGGCTCATCCGAGCTTGGCTCCTGACCACCTGTGTCATTGAGGCAGAGtgtttttaatctttctaaaaaCCACGACCCATtgtaagaaacacattttatacGGCAACCCGGTATACAGGTACACAAAATACATGCAAAACAAAGGTTTAACAATAGTTACTTCTGCGTGCAGGCCtctcatattttttttccatctatttcatATCTGCTGTTACAAATTTCATTCTACCATATTAAATTTTCTGCGCATGAATATGTAGTTTGAAAGACACCGAACTAGGGCAGGTGCCTCCCCCTGCACGTTTTGACACCGGTAGTGAAGTGAGGGGCGAGGGGCGTGTGGCCAAGACGGTTCGACTCTCCAAATGTAGGGTTAAAAAGCACTGCTCTCTTAAGGGCCGGTAGGAATTCTGGAGCACGGAAGCTAccggagagagggaggagaggcaggTGGCGCTGGGGCAGAAGCCGAATAAACACCTGTCCTCTCACCGAGTTTTCTTTGCGTGTCGGAgttgtgtcaggcactgtgcggGGCCTCATCTCTTCCGACCTCTTGTTGGGTGGAGGAGAAAACCAGTTGTCTCTACTCCTTAGAGAGGGAGCATCCCATAATCTGACTCCAGATAACATTCATAGGGTCCCGAGCTTGAGTTCTGGCCCCGGCCAGGCGCTGGGCTGAGCGTCGTATCATTTTATCCCCACAACAGACCTAAAAGGGATTATAATCgccccactttacaggtgagaaaaccgaGGCTGCGAAGGAGAGGCCAGGACTGGGATCTAGGTCCCGAAAGTTGCAAAGCCAGCTCTTAATAACACGTGGGCAGGGACTGGTTTTTAGGCCTTTATTTTCGGGGAGGGGTAACTCACTACTCTAAGGGCCCCGGGAAGCCTGGGGTCCTGCGTGCTCAGCCCAGGGGAGATACAGGAACGGGTCGCGGGGGTCCACTCCGGCCAGTTCTCAGCATCTCTCTTAAGGGGATCCTCAACCTTCCCGGCTGTTCCCTACGTCTCCCTGCCTCTCCCAAATCCGACCCGGCGCCTCCTCACCCATTCGGGTGACCCCGGGAGCCGCCAGCTCTCCAGGAATTAGGAATTTCGTGACGTTCCCTGACCAGGCTTCGCCGAGGGCGGGGGGGAGTCCTGCAAGGGGCCATCGCGCAAGTGCGGCCCGAGTCTCCGCCGCAAACGGCCGGCTTAACGGGGACCCGGGACTCCGAGAGGAGGCAGGCCACCTGCGCACCGGGAGGCCCCGGCTGCCGGCCCTCTTCGTCGCCCGTCTCCGAGACTCACCGCCGCCTCCGCCCCGCCCGCGGGTGGGTGGTCGCTTCCTTTCGCTCCCTGTCACACTTTGCAGACGCTCCCCGGCGCCGGGCATGGGCGCCGCCGCCGTCGGTCCCCGGGCCGGATTCCGCGCGCGGGTGGGTGAGCGGGGGGCCCCGGACAGCCCGGCCCCGGGCACTGGGGGGTGGTGGCCGCGTCCGCACCTGCGGCCAGGCTTATTCCCCGCGGGGACCACTCGCCGCCGCCCGTCCTCCCGCCCGCGGGACAAAGGGCGGGGGCGGCGCATCCCCACGCGTGATCTTCTCCCGCGTCGCGCGCGCCCAGCCCCCCGCGGGCGACAGGCCGGTGCTCGCCCGCACGAGCCTGGGGGGTTACCCGTGGGCGGGGAGGCCCGCCCGTGGTTGGGGTCTCCACCCAGCGCCTGGAAGTTGGGGCACTCTCCTAGGCCAGTGACCTGTGTCGAGACCCTGTTGGCCTACTTCGACCAGGAGAACCCTGCTCCGTCGACCCCACGGGTCCTCCTTCCTCCAGCTCCCCACtccctagagcctgggagtttGTAACCCCAGGTGTCCTCAGTCTGCCCGCCTCCGTCAGACCCACGAGTCCCGGCCTTCAAACAGCCCTCCCCACGTCGAGAGCCCCAGGTCCCCCGGAATGCCCCCCAGAAGCCCGTCTGTGTTCCTCCATCTGTGGCTGCCCTTTTTGTCCAGTGGCCCTGAGGCGCTCAGCTGCCGGGGTCTGCTGAAGGCCGCACCATGAACAGCCGGAGGAGGCCAGGTGAGGAACCCGGGCCCTGCTCCACCCACCCCGGTCCCTGCCCTTTCCTCCCTGGCTGGGGTCTGGTCCGAGGCCCCAGGACCTCCCTTGGGTGAGCTTAGGCTCTCTTCTCCAGTGAAGAAGGACAGCGAGGCCTTGGAGATTTCCATCCCCTTCGATGAGACGCCCCACCTGGACCCGCAGATCTTTTACAGCCTGAGCCCCTCTAGGGGGAACTTCGAGGGTGAGTGGACTGGAGGGGGACTGAGTCCCGAGGGGGTTCAGCCAGGGTCACTGAGTCCTGGGGTGTGACCAGGGCCGACCGCCCCTAGAGCCGTCGGAGGCTGCCTCCCCTACAGCGGCCCTGATGAACGGCGTCCGGGCCCAGCTGCACCTGGCCCTGGAGAGGAACTCCTGGCTGCAGAAGCGCATTGAGGACCTGGAGGAGGAGCGGGACTTCCTGCGGTGCCAGCTGGACAAGTTCATTTCCTCTGCCCGCCTGGACGCAGGTGAGGGTGTCCCCCCCTCCCCAGGGGGCCCAGCTCCACCCTTCTCAGGGACACCGTGCTCTTGCATTCACACTCCTTTGGTGGCTCTCCGTGGGCTCCAAgcccagcctccttcctgctTGAATTCTTCTGCTGATGGGCGGGACTATGGCCTGCTTGTCTGGGTCCTGAGCACTGCCCCGACCCCTCCCCAAGGGGGCTTTCCTGCCCTGCATCTTTAGCAGTGGCCTGGAGGATCCAgtctctcctctccctcactGGTGGTCAACCCCTGGCTGGCTCCCTCGAAAGCTTCCCTCTCTGGGAAGTCATCTGAGAGTTAGGGCGAGGGCCCTACGGTTTTTCTCAACACCTACCTCATTGGGGACCCCTGTGCTCTGGCGCCACCTCTAGCCTGGGTTGCTGGGGCCTACCACCATCCGTCCCGGATGCTGGGGAAACCCACACAGGATGGTCAGGGGCAGGGGCCCCTGGACTTTCTTCGTGGGAAGACCAGCACCGGGCTCCGAACCCGCTGTCAAGAGGGAGGGCCTGCATCAGAACCTGGGCAGCTTCCTGGTCTGGGTAAGGGCGGGGGCATGCCCTTCCCAGGTAACTAGACCCAGACACTATTTCTTTTGGGGTATGAACCCCACAGCCTCAGCGAGGCCTTGCCTGCCTCCACTCTTCTGGAGGCCTCACTGGGTCCCCAGAAAACTCCTCCACTGTGAGAACCCCACAAAATCACTCTCTCCTGAGGTCCCCGTGGTACTGGCCTGGTCCACTGGGCCCCTCCCCCAGACCTCTTGCACCAAGTCTGAGCATCCTCAGGCCACGCCCCACCCAGGACCCCCAAATCCCGGCCTAGTGTACTGTGTTCAGCTGGGCGTCTGTGCTGCACTTCCTCCTGGGAGACCCCCTTTCCTGGGGACTCTGTGACCTGCCACCCGCCCCTCGCTGTCCTCTTCCCGCAGTTCATGCGTGTGCGTGTCTTCCCGCCTCTCTCCAGACGACCACTGCCGGGGGAAGCCCGGGCCTCGGCGGGCCGAGGGGGACGGCCGAGGGGGGACCGGGGGCGAGGCCTCAGACCCCGAGTCAGCTGCCTCCTCCCTCAGCGGAGCATCTGAAGAAGGCAGCACCGtggagaggaagaggcagaagcAGAAAGGAGGCCCAGGCCGGCGGCGCTTCGGGAAGCCCAAGGCCCGGGAGAGGCAGCGGGGTGAGTGGGGGACGCGCGGGGCTGGGGGTCTGTGTGAGCTtccctctccccgcccctccaTCGGCAAACAGACCAGATCAGACCTGGTTGACTGACTGGGCCTCCGTGGGTGGTCCTGGTTTATAGTCCTGGAGTTACGGCCCACCCTCCTGAGCCTCAGGCTCCAGGGGAGGCGGCAGTAGCCCAGGAGGACTGGGAGGAACGCAGCCCTTCCCCGCACTCGAGCCCTCCCCGGGCCTGCTtgtctccccttctcccatcttctGTAACTCACAGCTAGCCTCCTGGGCTTCCTGCTTCCCCTTTCTGCCTCCCACTCCCCCCGCCCCGTCTCTGTACCCCCAACTCTCTCCCCTGCCCTCGGCTTGCAGTGAAGGACGCAGATGGGGTCCTCTGCCGCTACAAGAAGATCCTGGGCACCTTCCAGAAGTTGAAGAGCATGTCTCGGGCCTTCGAGCACCACCGAGTGGACCGCAACACGGTGGCGCTGACCACGCCCATCGCGGAGCTGCTCATCGTGGCCCCGGAGAAGCTGGCCGAGGTGGGCGAGTTCGATCCCTCCAAGGAGCGCCTGCTCGAGTACTCGCGCCGCTGCTTCCTGGCCCTGGACGAGGAGACCCTCAAGAAGGTGCAGGCCCTCAAGAAGAGCAAGCTGCTGCTTCCCATCACGTACCGCTTCAAGCGGTGATCCCACCCCACCTAGCCTGGCGCCCGCCCTCCAGCTCCTGCTTCCCTCGCCCGGCGCTCGGGGCCCGCGTGTGCACGGGCGGTGGGCCCCCACGAGGGCGGCTCGTTTCCGCTCGGaccgccaccccctccccaggccccctgtatATAGGTCTGTCCCCTGGGCCTCTCACAGCCCTAGAGTCCACCCTGCCCTCCGccttccctgggttgggggcGGTCCTCGCCTAGTCCCGCTTCCAAGAGAACCACCATCCAGGGCCCGGTTCTGTCTTCCCTGACCACTGGCACCCCCGCATCTGAGCGGCACCATCCTGCCCTCGCTGGGCCCTCCCTCCTGGGAAGCTGCGGGACCCTGCGGGGCGAGGCCACTGTACATACCCCGTCCGCACCCCAGCCCCGCAGCGAGCTTCCCACCCGCCTTCCGAGACCGCCCGAGTCCACGTGAGACAGAGCTATTaagataatttaaattaaaaagatgataaaatttGGAATAAACTAGGCCCCGGCCTTTTCCTGGGCAGGGGGTGGCCGTTGCCGCGGAGACGGTGACGGGGGCTCTGGAGGATTCGGAGCGCGGACCGTCAGGCGGGAGCCGGGGAACTGGGCGAGACAGGATGTAATTAGCCCCCCGcaaaggcaggggtgggaggggaggcagcTGTGCCCTGGGGAACTCGGGGGCGGGGCAGCACTCCAGGGAAAGTGCGTGAGCACTACCCGCTGGGATACTGGGACCAGAGGCGCGGCGGCAGGAGGAGGGACTCCATGACCTCCAACGGAGGTGGCCGGCCCGGGCAGCCGGAAACCTCCGAGCTGACGACTCCGTTAGGAGGTGGTATCGCGAGATTATCCATCTCCCGGAAGTGTCCGCTGCGTCGCTCGCGGCGCCTGCGCGGTCGCCACGGCAACTAGTAGAGGGGCGGTCTTGCTTAACGGTCGGGAAAGCGGGGCCCTCCCCGGGGGAAGGGGAAGACTCGCGCACGCGCGCTGAGGGCTCTggaagcgggggtgggggtgccttTCAGGAGCAGCTGAGAAACCGCGCCTCAGACCGACGTCTACGCAGGCGCAGAAGCCCatctgccccccccccccgccctctTTCACCCTGCGCAGGCGCACAAAGCCGCGCTGGCAACCTCCGCAGCGGCCGCGCGCACCCTTTACCCCGCTGGCTGCTTTTGTCTCGCGCAGCCTTCTTAGGCCCTCCGCAGGAGCGGCCCttttttccctcccctttccccacccgGAGAGTCAGGTGCCGAGAGCTGGGACGCTGCCCTTCTCCGTTTCCTCTCCCCTGACCCACCTcgcctccgtcctccctcccttTTCGGTTCCCGGAGCCGGAAGGAGCCGAAGCACTGACGGAAAAAGCCGAAGCTGTCACCCGTGagtcggggggggggggtcatCCCGAAGTGGTGGCGGAAGGAGCCGAAGTTCTccgggaggggaggagggtgccACTGGAATCTCCGGAAGGAGCCGAAGTTTGGAAACAGCTTGATCTCTGACTGGGTCCGAAGGCGAGCGCTGGAAACCTTCGGAAAGTGCCGAATCCGGGACGGTTAGGACTGTCGGAAGTAGCCGATTCGCTTGGACTGGGCCGGCGGAGAAGAGCGGGGAGAATCAGCGCAAAGGGACGGTTTGAATTTTCAGAAGAAGCCGGATTCTCAGAGGGGCCTGGGTGCAGAGGAACGCGAGGACCTCCGAAAACATCCGAACGTGGAAGAGCTAATATCCGAAAAGTTACGAAAACTTGGGAGAGTCCGTGAAACCCTCACTTCGGGTGTTTTCGGAAGCAGCCGTAGTCCCCACTCCAGACGCTTTCCTCTACGGTCCGGAAATAGCCGACGCGTTTCGGAGCCAGACCCTGGGGGGAGGGACACCTTGCGGGCGCGCAGGCGGGGAGGGGCGgagccggggcggggcggggcgggcagcCAGGCCTTGATTAGGTAGGAGGTGGCGGAGCGCCGGCGGCGGCCGGAAGTAGCCGAAGCTAGCGGCGGAAGTAGCCGAAGCGGCCGGAGCGGGCGCGCGGCAAGGCGAAGCGAAAGCTGCACAGCGCCCTACGCGGCCGCCTCAGTATGTCGGACTTCGACGAGTTCGAGCGGCAGCTCAACGAGAATAAGCAAGGTGAGAGTGCCGGGGGAGAGGGGTAGCGGGCGGGGCGGCTCTTGGCTTCCCTCCGTGTCCCCCGCCATTTTCCCCGTCGCTTCTCCCTCTTCTCAGGGCCGCGCGGCgcacccccccctcccccccgtcCCGCAGCGCGCGCCTCGCTCACGTGACCGCGCGGCGAGCCACGcgcggcggggtgggggcggcgggCGCCGACCCGGACGCATGCGCACCGCGCTCCGCTCAGCGCCCAGAGTGGTCCGCTTTGGAGGCGGCGCTGGCGCGGCGGGCTCGCCTGGTGTCGTCTCATGGATTTATGCGTTTTTTAATCTGGAAAGGAGATTGTATAGATGAGCCCCGCAACTCCTCCTTTTCGCCCGACGCCCTGGCACTTCCGCTTCCGGCTGGTTCTTCGGCCTGGTTCTCCACGCCCCCTTTGTTCCAAAATGGCGGTTGTGGGTCCCCTTTCACGTGGGCGCTGGCAGTGCCGCTTGGGGAGCACCTCTCACCCCGGCCCCTTTGCCCCTCGTCCTGTTCACCGGCCGCCGGGGCCCCGCGGGCCGCTGGGGTCGGGCGCCAGGGTCGGCGCCGGTGGAAGAGGCCGCATTGTCCGTGCTCCGTGCCCCTCACGCACCCCTTCTCGGGGCCCTGGCTCCCCCGGCGGTCGCAGTGCGGAGTGTTTGCCTGTCATCGCTCCCCACGGCCTGCACGATCGCGCCAGCCTCCTAAATCTTAGCGTGGAGCGGACTCTTGGGCACTGAGCGAGGAGAGGGCTCGTTTcacttggggggggggggaggagcgTCCCCCTCGGGAGACGCCGAATCCAAGCACGGGGCCGTGATTAGTTTGGGGACCCCAAGAACGTTAGCGCTGGAGAGGTGTAGGACAGTTAGCAGGTTTCCTTGCCTTAATCCGGTTTGAGAGTGAACAAACTTAAATTTAGGTCGAGGGAAAGTGGCGGGCTTGAGGTTTACTCTGCTTGTGTCTGGAACGCCGAGTGAGGGGCGCTGGGATTCACCTTTCCGCCCAGCCTGAAGTTGGGAGGGGGAGGTGGCTGGATCAGTAGTCTGTGCCTGGGGAAGCGTACCCACAGGTTGTCTGTCACATACATGATGCACTGCTTAACAGCATGGGCTTTGGAGGGGAGCAGACGTGGGTTCTAGTACCTAATTAGTTACTATTTGTGGGCCTGTTTTTTCCTCATGTAGTTAGTAGActgcccccccttttttttttttgggtcacTAGAACTTTGGTCAATTAacagatgataataataatagttaagtTTACAGCACCTACCACAATGTGTCACGCACACTGCTAAGCTCTTCTGCAGTTTTCCTAAGTGGGTTTTTGTAACAGCTCCGTGAGGCTGAAGTGATTTCCTGCCCTTCGCAGAGGAGGAAACAGCTCAAGAATAAAAGCTTTCCCAGATTTCAGCTGATcagaggcagagctgagattcagCGGGGCAACATGCCGACAGTGTGTGGCATGTGGCTTGGCCTCCTTTAAGTGCCGAATAAGTGATACCCTTTCAACGGTGAAATCATTCGTAGTGTGAGGGCTCACTCAGGGAGGAAATGTGGAGTCGCGTTTCCAGCAGATGTCCCCAAGCCGTACACCTGGGGGTGCCCACGAGCCTCATTTAAATAAGAGGAGAAAACAGATTTAAAGGTTTGGTTGCTATTGCACGGTTTTGTGCAGGATAGCTGAAACAGCCCCTGAGTCTGCGGGCCTGCAGAGCCGCGTCCTGCCAGGCTGGACAGCCAGAGCTGATGGAGCTGCCCTGGGGCACTGACACCCGCGCTCTGGTCTCTGCCTGGGTGTCCCCTCTGCCCTGGGAGGCCAGGCCCTCAGCCTGGGCATGTCCCTGGGGTTGGCGAGTTATTCCCATAACGACGTGGCTGTGGCATTTAGAGCATCCATAACTCCCATCCTGTTCTGATGTGTGCTGGATCattggttttttattttcctctggggtgggggcaggggttacCCTTGCCTTATGGAGCAGCTTTGCCCACATGCTGCTCTGCCCGAGTCTGTCTTGGCggtcctgcctcctccaggcctcagcccctgagacctgggttccatgtCTGTGTCCACGACACCCCGGCGGGCGCCAGTGCTTCCTGTGTGACCACCTCTCTctgcctgtgtgtctgtttctgagcctcagctgcAGGGAAGGGTCTCTGCCCATCTTAGCAGTGGGGAGCCAGAGGCCCAGAACCGTTGTCGTCCATCCCCTTCCCAGGGCCAGGATGCTCCTCACACTGCCCGTTCCTCCTATTTCCTCCTGGTGCAAGTCTTggatatatttttcatgtttagtCTTTTCATCTTTGAGGAGGCAATTCCACCATCGCTAGTGGTTCCAGCCAGGTCCTAATGGGTCTGCCTGTTTCGTGTTTAGAGGTATTGCCCCCGCCTAGTTGCCCTTGACCTTTCAGGGTTCACATTCAGGCTTCACCTGTATCCAGGCTTTTTGGCCAGGGCAAATCACATGACCTCCctaagcctcaattttctcatctctcGTGAGCGATCTCCGCCGCcgctcccccccctcccccccaagtGTTTCCCACAGTAATCCTGGGAGTAAAACTAGCAGGGTCTGGTTTTAGACAGCATCTGAATGTTTGCAAcgaggattttttcttttctgggtgCTTACGTAGCTTGTTTTagtgttaaaatttaaaactcatttaTAAAAGTTCGCGGG
The nucleotide sequence above comes from Bos indicus x Bos taurus breed Angus x Brahman F1 hybrid chromosome 18, Bos_hybrid_MaternalHap_v2.0, whole genome shotgun sequence. Encoded proteins:
- the CCDC106 gene encoding coiled-coil domain-containing protein 106 isoform X1, encoding MNSRRRPVKKDSEALEISIPFDETPHLDPQIFYSLSPSRGNFEEPSEAASPTAALMNGVRAQLHLALERNSWLQKRIEDLEEERDFLRCQLDKFISSARLDADDHCRGKPGPRRAEGDGRGGTGGEASDPESAASSLSGASEEGSTVERKRQKQKGGPGRRRFGKPKARERQRVKDADGVLCRYKKILGTFQKLKSMSRAFEHHRVDRNTVALTTPIAELLIVAPEKLAEVGEFDPSKERLLEYSRRCFLALDEETLKKVQALKKSKLLLPITYRFKR
- the CCDC106 gene encoding coiled-coil domain-containing protein 106 isoform X2; amino-acid sequence: MNSRRRPVKKDSEALEISIPFDETPHLDPQIFYSLSPSRGNFEAALMNGVRAQLHLALERNSWLQKRIEDLEEERDFLRCQLDKFISSARLDADDHCRGKPGPRRAEGDGRGGTGGEASDPESAASSLSGASEEGSTVERKRQKQKGGPGRRRFGKPKARERQRVKDADGVLCRYKKILGTFQKLKSMSRAFEHHRVDRNTVALTTPIAELLIVAPEKLAEVGEFDPSKERLLEYSRRCFLALDEETLKKVQALKKSKLLLPITYRFKR
- the CCDC106 gene encoding coiled-coil domain-containing protein 106 isoform X3; this encodes MNGVRAQLHLALERNSWLQKRIEDLEEERDFLRCQLDKFISSARLDADDHCRGKPGPRRAEGDGRGGTGGEASDPESAASSLSGASEEGSTVERKRQKQKGGPGRRRFGKPKARERQRVKDADGVLCRYKKILGTFQKLKSMSRAFEHHRVDRNTVALTTPIAELLIVAPEKLAEVGEFDPSKERLLEYSRRCFLALDEETLKKVQALKKSKLLLPITYRFKR